One region of Clostridia bacterium genomic DNA includes:
- the metG gene encoding methionine--tRNA ligase: MNEKYYITTAIAYTSRKPHIGNTYEAVFTDCIARYNRLRGKDVFFLTGTDEHGVKIQEAAEAAGIAPKEYVDRVAGEVKEVWDLMNTSYDKFIRTTDPDHERTVARIFTKLYEQGDIYKGEYSGKYCVACETYFTESQLVDGKCPDCGGEVTEAKEEAYFFRMSKYADRLLKYIEEHPDFIMPESRRKEMVNNFLLPGLSDLCVSRTSFSWGVPVEFDPKHVVYVWIDALSNYITALGYDVDKDKQGENYKKYWPADVHVIGKDILRFHTIYWPIILMALGEPLPKQIFGHPWLLNGTDKMSKSKGNTIYADELCKYFTVDGVRLYLLSEMPYGADGTITYEAVIRKYNTELANNLGNLVSRTVAMTKKYFGGETPTPILEGEPVDDELIAACRETAHTVCAKMDELRVADAVNAVFDLLGRANKYIDETAPWVLAKTEEGRERLGVVIYNLLETIRHAAVLLAPFMPATSEKILSIFDCKADWNRLESFGQLQTGTDLEDCGMLFARIDEEKLLAEIFAEKE; the protein is encoded by the coding sequence ATGAACGAAAAATACTACATCACCACAGCAATCGCCTATACGTCGCGCAAGCCGCATATAGGCAACACCTACGAAGCGGTCTTCACCGACTGCATCGCGCGCTATAACCGCCTGCGCGGGAAGGACGTCTTCTTCCTGACCGGCACCGACGAGCACGGCGTGAAGATCCAGGAGGCCGCCGAGGCCGCCGGCATAGCGCCGAAGGAGTACGTCGACCGCGTCGCCGGCGAGGTCAAAGAGGTCTGGGACCTGATGAACACCAGCTACGACAAGTTCATCCGCACGACAGACCCCGACCACGAGCGCACCGTCGCCAGGATATTCACGAAGCTTTACGAGCAGGGCGACATCTACAAGGGTGAATACTCCGGCAAATACTGCGTCGCCTGCGAGACCTACTTCACCGAGAGCCAGCTCGTCGACGGCAAATGCCCCGACTGCGGAGGCGAGGTCACCGAGGCGAAGGAGGAAGCCTACTTCTTCCGTATGAGCAAATACGCCGACCGCCTGCTGAAGTATATCGAGGAGCATCCGGACTTCATCATGCCTGAGAGCCGCCGCAAGGAGATGGTCAACAACTTCCTGCTGCCCGGGCTCAGCGACCTTTGCGTTTCGCGCACCTCGTTCTCGTGGGGCGTGCCGGTCGAGTTCGACCCGAAGCACGTCGTCTACGTCTGGATCGACGCGCTTTCCAACTACATCACCGCCCTCGGCTACGACGTCGACAAGGATAAGCAGGGCGAGAACTACAAAAAGTACTGGCCGGCGGACGTCCACGTCATCGGCAAGGACATCCTGCGCTTCCACACGATCTACTGGCCGATAATCCTCATGGCGCTCGGCGAGCCGCTTCCGAAGCAGATCTTCGGCCACCCGTGGCTGCTGAACGGCACAGACAAGATGAGCAAGTCGAAGGGCAACACCATCTACGCCGACGAGCTCTGCAAATACTTCACCGTCGACGGCGTCCGCCTCTATCTGCTGAGCGAAATGCCCTACGGCGCGGACGGCACGATCACCTACGAAGCCGTCATCCGCAAATACAACACCGAGCTTGCGAACAACCTCGGCAACCTCGTCAGCCGCACCGTCGCGATGACGAAGAAGTACTTCGGCGGCGAAACGCCCACCCCGATCCTCGAGGGCGAGCCGGTGGACGACGAGCTCATCGCCGCCTGCCGCGAGACGGCGCACACCGTCTGCGCGAAGATGGACGAGCTGCGCGTCGCCGACGCCGTGAACGCCGTCTTCGACCTGCTCGGCAGGGCGAACAAATACATCGACGAAACCGCCCCCTGGGTGCTTGCGAAGACCGAAGAGGGCCGCGAACGCCTCGGCGTCGTCATCTACAACCTGCTTGAAACTATCCGCCACGCCGCCGTCCTGCTCGCGCCCTTCATGCCCGCGACCTCGGAGAAGATACTCTCGATCTTCGACTGCAAGGCGGACTGGAACCGCCTCGAGAGCTTCGGCCAGCTCCAGACCGGCACCGACCTCGAGGACTGCGGAATGCTCTTCGCCCGCATCGACGAGGAGAAGCTGCTCGCGGAGATATTCGCGGAAAAAGAATAA
- a CDS encoding TatD family hydrolase: protein MRLFDTHVHMDDPRYDADREELLRGLAAAGVELILNPSANMEESRAAVALSEKYPFVYAAVGVHPSETAGFSEADCAELLALAAKPKTVAIGEIGLDYHYDDTDAETQKRAFARQLELAKEADLPVIIHSRDACADTLQIVRASGVRRGVVHCFGGSAETAREYVAMGFHVSFTGVITFKNAHRVREACAAVPLDRLMIETDGPYMSPEPHRGERNEPAFVRFVAAKMAEVKGVTPDQLAEITFENALKFFRINH, encoded by the coding sequence ATGAGATTATTCGATACCCACGTACATATGGACGACCCGCGCTACGACGCGGACCGCGAGGAGCTTCTGCGCGGTCTCGCCGCCGCGGGCGTCGAGCTTATACTCAACCCATCCGCGAATATGGAGGAGTCCCGCGCCGCCGTCGCTTTGAGCGAGAAGTACCCCTTCGTCTACGCCGCCGTCGGCGTGCATCCGTCGGAAACGGCGGGCTTTTCCGAGGCGGACTGCGCGGAGCTGCTTGCGCTCGCGGCGAAGCCGAAGACGGTCGCGATAGGGGAGATCGGGCTCGATTACCACTACGACGACACCGACGCGGAAACGCAGAAACGCGCCTTCGCGCGGCAGCTCGAGCTGGCGAAGGAAGCGGACCTGCCCGTGATAATCCACTCGCGCGACGCCTGCGCCGATACGCTTCAGATCGTCCGCGCGAGCGGAGTCAGGCGCGGAGTGGTGCACTGCTTCGGCGGCAGCGCCGAGACCGCGCGCGAATACGTCGCGATGGGCTTCCACGTTTCCTTCACCGGAGTTATAACCTTCAAAAACGCGCACCGCGTCCGCGAGGCGTGCGCCGCCGTTCCGCTCGACCGCCTCATGATAGAAACCGACGGCCCGTATATGTCGCCTGAGCCGCACCGCGGCGAGCGCAACGAGCCTGCCTTCGTCCGCTTCGTCGCCGCGAAGATGGCGGAGGTCAAGGGCGTTACGCCCGATCAGCTCGCGGAGATAACGTTTGAGAACGCGCTGAAATTTTTCAGGATAAATCACTGA
- a CDS encoding YfhO family protein: protein MLLKKRFFGKHDGLTVFLLAAGLALSVFLPVMIMTGGYQLFFGDFQLQQIPFYREINRAIHNGEFFWNWNTDMGVNTIASYSFYLLGSPFFLITLLFPSAWTTYLIAPLYCVKIGLAATGAFFVIRKRVSNKYFAYTGGILYAFSGFQMFNLVFNHFHDVVAFFPFVILAFDACIEEGKRGWLGIMVFLSSLYSYFFIPGVAVFVIIYYILRLIGKDLKFSFKNLCRASFEAVIGLVMAAVILMPTLMALSDFPRANESFGNNYYMWFFSATKRYFELARGMIFPPEIPGDLNFFHRGSDSWIPNWTSTSAWLPLFSVTGVWAYLRTKKQHKRDWLSMLLVLCCVCSFVPVFNSVFLLFKSNYYTRWWYMAILFMAMATAIALDRRETNWKAGIKGTIIASAAIALPVGLSGVVWVLTNPSNFEKVDGVGDVLKGLEQYPDRFWLYVFFLALCIAMVILLTRIMRPMYLRDLGSDESGTAAAFEVGAKKTEKAAEADADAHDAVILSEAKDPTPQADVSQKEGDSSPEGLGMTETAAEIEAAETASRKRRFFKRRKSKRGGKGQDFIVRWSSKKRYGAAVLAMTCLFAFLAWTFYEQIGYSKAFSPGFYEKNYLYAYDSIKLEGMENSRLENYDGVRNLSIFMHTPGLSSFHSVVPTSTIRFYDSMGIKRDVATAVPIEHGALRSLLSVRYILDDDKQRSLFEDRGWLNYVGEIGTFDVWENNQFIPMGFCYDNVIPRRDYDSLNNESKSHILLAAMVVDDDRIDYFSRFMNDAPFYTLSYSELSHATNAEKRRATASKSWEFGKNSFTSVIDMARENYVFYSIPYDAGWTAYVDGVETEIERVNIGFMAVLVGEGEHTVEFKYVSPGVVTGAKVSAAAAGVFIVYLTADALLSRRRRRRNGREDARVRVTAL from the coding sequence ATGCTGCTGAAAAAACGCTTTTTCGGAAAACACGACGGACTGACCGTCTTCCTGCTTGCCGCGGGACTGGCACTGTCGGTCTTCTTGCCCGTGATGATAATGACGGGCGGATACCAGCTGTTTTTCGGCGATTTCCAGCTTCAGCAGATACCGTTTTACCGCGAGATAAACCGCGCGATACACAACGGTGAGTTCTTCTGGAACTGGAATACGGATATGGGCGTCAATACCATCGCGTCCTATTCGTTCTATCTGCTCGGCAGCCCGTTTTTCCTGATAACGCTGCTCTTCCCGAGCGCGTGGACGACCTACCTGATCGCGCCGCTCTACTGCGTGAAGATAGGCCTCGCCGCGACGGGCGCATTTTTCGTGATACGCAAGCGGGTGAGCAACAAGTATTTCGCCTACACCGGCGGCATACTCTACGCCTTCTCCGGCTTCCAGATGTTCAACCTCGTCTTCAACCACTTCCACGACGTGGTGGCGTTCTTCCCGTTCGTGATACTGGCGTTCGACGCCTGCATCGAGGAGGGGAAGCGCGGCTGGCTCGGGATAATGGTGTTTCTCAGCTCGCTTTACAGCTACTTTTTCATCCCCGGCGTCGCGGTCTTCGTGATCATATATTATATCCTGCGGCTGATAGGGAAGGATCTGAAGTTTTCCTTCAAAAACCTCTGCCGCGCGTCGTTTGAAGCCGTTATCGGCCTTGTGATGGCGGCGGTGATACTGATGCCGACGCTTATGGCGCTCTCGGATTTTCCGCGCGCGAACGAGTCCTTCGGCAACAACTACTATATGTGGTTCTTCTCCGCGACGAAGCGGTATTTCGAGCTCGCCCGCGGAATGATATTCCCGCCGGAGATACCCGGCGACCTGAACTTCTTCCACCGCGGGAGCGACTCCTGGATACCGAACTGGACCTCCACCTCCGCATGGCTGCCGCTCTTCTCGGTGACGGGCGTATGGGCGTACCTGCGCACGAAGAAGCAGCATAAGCGCGATTGGCTCTCGATGCTTCTCGTTCTCTGCTGCGTGTGTTCTTTCGTGCCGGTGTTCAACTCGGTGTTCCTGCTCTTTAAGTCGAATTACTATACCCGCTGGTGGTATATGGCGATACTGTTTATGGCGATGGCTACCGCGATCGCGCTCGACCGCCGCGAAACGAACTGGAAGGCGGGCATAAAGGGCACGATAATCGCCTCCGCGGCGATTGCGCTGCCGGTCGGACTTTCCGGCGTAGTCTGGGTGCTGACGAACCCGTCGAACTTCGAGAAGGTCGACGGCGTCGGCGACGTTCTGAAGGGGCTGGAGCAGTATCCCGACCGCTTCTGGCTTTACGTATTCTTCCTCGCGCTCTGCATCGCGATGGTGATACTGCTTACGCGCATCATGCGCCCGATGTACCTGCGCGATCTCGGCTCGGACGAAAGCGGCACCGCCGCGGCGTTCGAGGTCGGGGCAAAGAAGACGGAGAAGGCCGCGGAAGCCGACGCTGACGCGCATGATGCTGTCATCCTGAGCGAAGCGAAGGATCCCACACCTCAAGCGGACGTGTCGCAAAAGGAAGGGGATTCCTCGCCCGAAGGGCTCGGAATGACAGAAACCGCCGCCGAAATCGAAGCCGCCGAAACCGCCTCGCGTAAGCGCCGTTTCTTCAAGCGCCGTAAGTCCAAGCGCGGCGGCAAGGGGCAGGACTTCATCGTCAGGTGGTCGTCGAAAAAGCGCTACGGCGCCGCGGTGCTTGCTATGACCTGCCTGTTCGCTTTCCTCGCGTGGACGTTCTACGAGCAGATCGGATATTCCAAGGCGTTCAGCCCGGGCTTTTACGAAAAGAACTACCTTTACGCATACGACAGTATCAAGCTTGAGGGGATGGAGAATTCCCGCCTCGAGAACTACGACGGAGTGCGCAACCTTTCCATCTTCATGCACACGCCCGGCCTTTCAAGTTTCCACAGCGTCGTGCCGACGTCCACGATACGGTTTTACGATTCGATGGGCATAAAGCGCGACGTCGCCACCGCCGTGCCGATAGAGCACGGGGCGCTGCGTTCGCTGCTTTCCGTGCGTTACATTCTGGACGACGACAAGCAGCGCAGTCTCTTTGAGGACCGCGGCTGGCTGAACTACGTCGGCGAGATCGGCACCTTCGACGTGTGGGAAAACAACCAGTTCATCCCGATGGGCTTCTGCTATGACAACGTGATCCCGCGCCGCGACTACGACTCGCTTAATAACGAATCGAAGTCTCACATTCTGCTTGCCGCCATGGTGGTGGACGACGACCGGATCGATTATTTCTCCCGCTTCATGAACGACGCTCCGTTCTACACTCTCTCATACAGCGAGCTTTCGCACGCGACCAACGCCGAGAAGCGCCGCGCCACGGCGTCTAAGAGCTGGGAGTTCGGGAAAAACAGTTTCACGTCCGTGATAGATATGGCGCGTGAAAACTACGTCTTCTATTCGATCCCGTACGACGCGGGCTGGACCGCCTACGTTGACGGAGTCGAAACGGAGATCGAGCGCGTGAACATCGGCTTTATGGCGGTGCTCGTCGGAGAAGGCGAGCATACCGTGGAGTTCAAATACGTCAGTCCCGGCGTCGTCACGGGCGCGAAGGTCTCGGCGGCCGCCGCCGGAGTCTTCATCGTCTACCTCACCGCCGACGCGCTGCTTTCGCGCCGCAGAAGGCGCAGGAACGGAAGGGAGGATGCGCGAGTCCGCGTGACCGCGCTATAA
- a CDS encoding glycosyltransferase family 39 protein, which produces MVLKKRRIVWLAVLLCLVLVEAAVWYASLDVIGYELSESAAVESVYPGGLKNVEGYSVDGDSYTPENADPQLLFSTLGKETSALAVDFAEPLEAGTFIEFYYAPAGGQFSEAMKETHVAKAGESRVVFPVGAEGCEYLRLDVNGAFRLKSVGVTASSASSVRDLSGRNFGRLAVTILLTAAVVFCAYAADEKRRADADPVPGKIRNGLSTWLPHEKLSVNEKVFLLVCFASYFVWSLVFLHAQYAPDEIMRYDVPKYIYVNGSLPYGYEESIRNPIWGISYGFSMSLPYLLQALFMKVTSFFTISSSALWIAARLVSVLSMTGVAYFAICVSKRLTKQPTRWIFISLTALTPQIVFLGSYVNLDAFSLFTVMFMIYVWVYGMQNEWSIRSCVWLGVGTGLCLLSYEFAYPFALGSVILYFAWHIVNRKRVTFKRFLLRGLLIAGIVLLVSGWHFIRNAVLYNGDIFALNASRPYAEMYARADLKPSMRMTMQKQGYSILGMLHGTDWIERTFKSTFYTFGYMSVFADEYVYTYIWILLCVAAAASLFALFRDRKKRDSARVTGAVVALFCAALTVAISVYYSWASDYQPQGRYVITAAPLLFAIIAYGVNGLLGAIPHVGDKLKRYAAYLAVAGVLVFDIYAFVNCLRAFVYV; this is translated from the coding sequence ATGGTACTGAAAAAACGCAGGATTGTATGGTTGGCCGTGCTGCTGTGTCTGGTGCTTGTCGAAGCGGCGGTCTGGTACGCTTCGCTCGACGTCATCGGATACGAGCTTTCCGAAAGCGCGGCAGTTGAGTCTGTATATCCGGGCGGTTTGAAGAACGTCGAGGGTTACTCAGTAGACGGCGATTCCTATACGCCCGAAAACGCCGATCCGCAGCTCCTCTTTTCAACGCTCGGCAAGGAGACTTCCGCGCTTGCAGTGGATTTTGCCGAACCGCTTGAAGCAGGTACCTTTATCGAGTTTTACTACGCGCCTGCAGGCGGGCAGTTCTCCGAAGCGATGAAGGAGACGCACGTCGCTAAAGCGGGTGAGAGCCGAGTCGTTTTTCCGGTCGGCGCCGAGGGATGCGAATACCTGCGCCTCGACGTCAACGGCGCGTTCAGGCTCAAGAGCGTCGGCGTCACCGCTTCCTCCGCGAGTTCCGTGCGCGACTTGAGCGGCAGGAACTTCGGCAGGCTGGCGGTCACGATCCTTTTGACCGCCGCAGTTGTGTTCTGCGCATATGCCGCCGACGAAAAACGCCGTGCGGATGCCGATCCGGTTCCCGGAAAGATAAGAAACGGGCTGTCGACCTGGCTGCCGCATGAAAAGCTTTCCGTAAACGAAAAGGTTTTCCTTTTAGTATGCTTCGCTTCGTATTTTGTCTGGTCGCTCGTGTTCTTGCACGCTCAGTACGCGCCGGACGAAATAATGCGTTATGACGTGCCGAAATACATATACGTAAACGGTTCTCTGCCTTACGGGTACGAGGAATCCATCCGCAATCCTATATGGGGGATATCCTACGGTTTTTCAATGTCGCTGCCGTATCTGCTTCAGGCGCTGTTTATGAAGGTGACGTCCTTCTTCACGATCTCGTCTTCGGCGCTGTGGATTGCCGCGCGCCTGGTGAGCGTGCTTTCGATGACCGGCGTCGCATATTTCGCGATCTGCGTTTCAAAGCGGCTGACTAAGCAGCCGACGCGATGGATATTCATTTCGCTGACTGCGCTGACTCCGCAGATAGTATTTCTCGGCAGCTACGTCAATCTCGACGCTTTCTCGCTCTTCACCGTTATGTTCATGATATACGTTTGGGTGTACGGTATGCAGAACGAGTGGAGTATCCGCAGCTGTGTCTGGCTCGGCGTCGGGACGGGGCTCTGCCTGCTCTCATATGAATTCGCTTACCCGTTCGCGCTCGGCAGCGTGATACTTTACTTTGCGTGGCATATAGTCAACCGCAAGCGGGTGACCTTCAAGCGCTTCCTGCTCCGGGGACTGCTGATAGCGGGGATTGTCCTGCTTGTTTCCGGCTGGCACTTCATCCGCAACGCCGTGCTTTATAACGGAGATATATTCGCGTTGAATGCCTCGCGGCCGTACGCGGAAATGTACGCCCGCGCCGACCTGAAGCCTTCTATGCGCATGACGATGCAGAAGCAGGGCTATTCGATTCTCGGAATGCTTCACGGCACAGACTGGATCGAGCGCACGTTCAAGAGCACGTTCTATACGTTCGGATATATGTCGGTGTTTGCCGATGAATACGTTTACACTTATATTTGGATATTACTCTGCGTTGCGGCCGCCGCGTCGCTTTTCGCCCTTTTCCGCGACCGTAAGAAGCGCGATTCCGCACGCGTCACGGGAGCGGTTGTCGCTCTTTTCTGCGCGGCGCTGACCGTGGCAATCTCGGTATACTATTCCTGGGCGAGCGACTATCAGCCGCAGGGGCGGTATGTAATAACCGCCGCGCCGCTGCTCTTCGCGATCATCGCATACGGGGTCAACGGTCTGCTCGGCGCGATTCCGCACGTGGGGGACAAGCTCAAAAGATACGCTGCGTACCTTGCGGTGGCGGGAGTGCTGGTCTTTGATATTTACGCCTTCGTCAACTGCCTTCGCGCGTTCGTTTACGTCTGA
- the rffA gene encoding dTDP-4-amino-4,6-dideoxygalactose transaminase codes for MVSFNYPPYVETAFDYMKQAVDSHKICGDGDFTKRCNRWMEERFGAQKVLLTTSGTTALDMSALLCGIKPGDEVILPSYTFSSTATSFVLAGATLVFVDIRPDTMNIDEKKIEEAITDRTRAIAVVHYAGMACDMDAVMDIAHRHGLFVVEDAAQGVMSTYKGRALGTIGDFGCYSFHETKNYSMGEGGAIVINRPEFNERAEILREKGTNRSKFFRGQVDKYTWVDFGDSYLPSDLNAAYLWAQLEVADEINKDRLRTWNAYYEAFKPLADAGRIDIPTIPEGCTHNAHMFYIKCRDLEERTRFIAHLREYGITSVFHYIPLHSAPAGLKFGRFHGEDVYTTKESERLARLPMYYGLSESDCEYVIEKVLGFFNGGAE; via the coding sequence ATGGTATCTTTCAATTATCCGCCATATGTAGAAACCGCATTTGATTATATGAAGCAGGCGGTCGATTCACACAAGATCTGCGGCGACGGCGACTTCACCAAGCGCTGCAACCGCTGGATGGAGGAGCGTTTCGGCGCGCAGAAGGTGCTGCTGACGACCAGCGGCACGACGGCGCTGGATATGTCCGCGCTGCTCTGCGGCATTAAGCCGGGAGACGAGGTTATACTGCCGAGTTATACCTTCTCGAGTACCGCAACGTCCTTCGTGCTCGCGGGCGCGACGCTGGTTTTCGTCGATATACGCCCGGATACGATGAATATTGACGAGAAGAAAATCGAAGAAGCGATAACTGACAGGACGCGTGCGATCGCGGTCGTCCACTACGCCGGAATGGCGTGCGATATGGACGCCGTTATGGATATCGCGCACAGGCACGGACTTTTCGTCGTGGAGGACGCCGCGCAGGGGGTCATGAGCACCTACAAGGGCAGAGCGCTCGGCACGATAGGCGATTTCGGCTGCTATTCCTTCCACGAGACGAAGAACTATTCGATGGGCGAGGGCGGCGCGATCGTCATAAACCGTCCGGAGTTCAACGAACGCGCCGAGATCCTGCGCGAGAAGGGCACCAACCGCTCGAAGTTCTTCCGCGGTCAGGTGGATAAGTACACCTGGGTGGACTTCGGCGACAGCTACCTGCCGAGCGATCTTAACGCGGCCTACCTCTGGGCTCAGCTCGAGGTCGCGGACGAGATAAACAAGGACCGTCTGCGCACATGGAACGCGTACTATGAAGCGTTCAAACCGCTGGCGGACGCCGGACGCATAGACATCCCGACGATACCGGAGGGCTGCACTCACAATGCGCATATGTTTTACATAAAATGCCGCGACCTTGAAGAGCGCACACGCTTTATCGCTCATCTGCGTGAATACGGGATAACCAGCGTTTTCCATTATATCCCGCTGCACAGTGCGCCGGCAGGGCTGAAGTTCGGACGTTTCCACGGCGAAGACGTCTACACGACAAAGGAGAGCGAACGCCTTGCGCGTCTGCCTATGTATTACGGTCTCAGCGAAAGCGACTGCGAATATGTTATAGAAAAGGTACTTGGCTTTTTCAACGGCGGTGCCGAATAA